In Thermomonas carbonis, a single genomic region encodes these proteins:
- a CDS encoding D-alanine--D-alanine ligase, with product MTFPPLRVSDARDFGRVAVLMGGTSSEREVSLDSGRNVLEALQARGVDAHAVDGIPALVDALVHGQFDRVFNILHGNRGGGEDGVLQGLLEALEVPYTGCGVLASALTMDKIRTKQVWLSAGLPTPKFVRLSPGEDVRAAALQLGLPVFVKPSSEGSSVGVARVTDDAGIEEAIRVARAYGGEMLMEQMVVGDELTVGILGDVALPSIRIVPKGEWYDYNAKYIADDTQYLCPGLQGDDEIAIRQLALDAFRAAGCSSWGRVDVMRDRASGALLLLEVNTAPGMTSHSLVPKAAGQRGVSFQELCWRILEQTLPATDEERADA from the coding sequence ATGACGTTTCCGCCGCTTCGGGTGAGCGATGCGCGCGACTTCGGCCGCGTCGCCGTGCTGATGGGCGGCACCAGCAGCGAGCGCGAAGTCTCGCTGGATTCCGGCCGCAACGTCCTGGAGGCGCTGCAGGCGCGCGGCGTGGATGCGCACGCGGTCGACGGCATCCCGGCATTGGTCGATGCATTGGTGCATGGTCAGTTCGATCGCGTGTTCAACATCCTCCACGGCAATCGCGGCGGTGGTGAAGACGGCGTGCTGCAAGGGCTGCTGGAAGCGCTGGAAGTGCCGTACACCGGCTGCGGCGTGCTGGCCAGTGCGCTGACCATGGACAAGATCCGCACCAAGCAGGTTTGGTTGAGCGCGGGCCTGCCGACGCCGAAGTTCGTGCGCCTGTCGCCCGGTGAAGATGTTCGTGCAGCAGCGCTGCAACTCGGCCTGCCGGTGTTCGTGAAACCGTCGAGCGAAGGCTCGAGCGTGGGCGTGGCCCGCGTGACCGACGATGCCGGCATCGAAGAGGCGATCCGCGTCGCCCGCGCGTACGGCGGCGAGATGCTGATGGAGCAGATGGTGGTCGGCGACGAACTGACCGTCGGCATCCTCGGCGATGTCGCGCTGCCGTCGATCCGCATCGTGCCGAAGGGCGAATGGTACGACTACAACGCCAAGTACATCGCCGACGACACCCAGTATCTCTGCCCGGGCCTGCAGGGTGACGATGAAATCGCGATCCGCCAGCTCGCCCTGGATGCGTTCCGCGCTGCCGGTTGCAGTAGCTGGGGCCGTGTCGACGTCATGCGCGACCGCGCCAGCGGCGCGTTGTTGCTGCTGGAAGTGAACACCGCGCCGGGCATGACCAGTCATTCGCTGGTGCCGAAGGCGGCCGGTCAGCGCGGCGTGTCGTTCCAGGAGCTGTGCTGGCGGATCCTCGAACAGACCCTGCCGGCGACTGACGAGGAGCGCGCGGACGCATGA
- the murG gene encoding undecaprenyldiphospho-muramoylpentapeptide beta-N-acetylglucosaminyltransferase — MAGGTGGHIFPGLAVAQALRERGARVAWLGADGGMETRLVPPHDIAIDTIAVAGVRGKGLMTLLGAPLRILRAVRDAARVLRARQPSAVVSFGGFAAGPGGIAARIAGIPLLVHEQNRAAGMTNKALAKVARQVLVGFPQTFARETLVGNPVRAQIAQVAAPELRDFVHGGALRLLVLGGSQGARALNNAVPQAVAALGLPVEILHQAGEKMLDDARKAYADAGVAATVEPFIADMAAAYAHADLVVCRAGALTLAELCAVGVGSVLVPFPQAVDDHQTRNAEFLVERGAALLLPQGDDLATRLQALLADLAAEPGKRLAMANAARSLAMPDAAARVADAVLATIRKEAA; from the coding sequence ATGGCCGGCGGCACCGGCGGCCACATCTTCCCCGGCCTTGCGGTCGCGCAGGCGCTGCGCGAGCGTGGCGCGCGGGTTGCGTGGCTGGGTGCCGATGGCGGCATGGAAACCCGATTGGTGCCGCCGCACGACATCGCCATCGACACCATCGCGGTGGCCGGCGTGCGCGGCAAGGGTCTGATGACACTGCTCGGCGCACCGCTGCGGATCCTGCGCGCGGTGCGCGATGCAGCGCGTGTATTGCGCGCGCGCCAGCCATCGGCGGTGGTGAGCTTCGGTGGGTTCGCGGCCGGCCCGGGCGGGATCGCCGCGCGCATCGCCGGTATCCCGCTGCTGGTGCACGAACAGAACCGCGCAGCGGGCATGACCAACAAGGCGCTGGCGAAGGTCGCGCGGCAGGTGCTGGTCGGCTTTCCGCAGACTTTCGCGCGGGAAACATTGGTCGGCAATCCGGTGCGCGCGCAGATCGCGCAGGTCGCAGCGCCGGAACTTCGCGACTTCGTGCATGGCGGTGCGCTGCGCCTGCTGGTGCTCGGCGGCAGCCAGGGCGCGCGCGCGTTGAACAACGCGGTGCCGCAAGCGGTGGCTGCGCTCGGCCTGCCGGTGGAAATTCTCCACCAGGCCGGCGAAAAAATGCTCGATGACGCGCGCAAGGCCTATGCCGATGCGGGCGTTGCCGCCACCGTCGAACCCTTCATCGCCGACATGGCCGCGGCCTACGCGCATGCCGACCTCGTGGTCTGCCGCGCCGGCGCGTTGACCCTCGCCGAGTTGTGCGCGGTCGGCGTGGGCAGCGTGCTGGTGCCGTTCCCGCAGGCGGTCGACGACCACCAGACCCGCAATGCCGAATTCCTGGTCGAGCGCGGCGCTGCATTGCTGCTGCCGCAGGGCGACGACCTCGCGACTCGCCTGCAAGCGCTGCTCGCCGACCTGGCCGCCGAACCGGGCAAGCGCCTGGCCATGGCCAATGCCGCGCGTTCGCTGGCGATGCCCGATGCCGCCGCACGCGTCGCCGACGCTGTGCTCGCAACGATTCGCAAGGAAGCCGCCTGA
- a CDS encoding M23 family metallopeptidase produces MTETSKSHDTRRRVIAQVQTFRFWAMRRPLAALGVLLGAGLLLGAGGRSMVGMAEVEAMQAAEANRQAELAKVRRDAQREVNALAARLAELQAQANRLNALGARLTQAGQLQDGEFEFEKPVGQGGAGRASDMPPVELRRGISLLEGEFGRADTQLSVLESLLFNRALDRNAMPSRDPIANSYITSGFGGRADPFGGGHQFHKGIDFEADVGDPVLAVADGVVSYSGVRSGYGNVVEVDHGNGYVTRYAHNSTLERQVGDLVRSGQEIAKAGSSGRSTGAHVHFEVWQDGAVVNPRKFLAVTSSGAHR; encoded by the coding sequence ATGACCGAAACAAGCAAGTCACACGATACCCGCCGGCGCGTGATCGCGCAGGTACAGACCTTCCGCTTCTGGGCGATGCGCCGTCCGTTGGCCGCCCTCGGCGTGCTGCTCGGCGCAGGCCTGCTGCTCGGTGCCGGTGGTCGCAGCATGGTGGGCATGGCCGAGGTCGAAGCCATGCAGGCCGCCGAAGCCAATCGGCAGGCCGAGCTGGCCAAGGTCCGCCGCGACGCCCAGCGTGAGGTCAATGCGCTGGCTGCACGGCTGGCGGAGCTGCAGGCGCAGGCCAACCGCCTGAACGCGCTCGGCGCGCGCCTGACCCAGGCCGGTCAGTTGCAGGACGGCGAATTCGAGTTCGAGAAGCCGGTGGGTCAGGGTGGCGCGGGCCGCGCCAGCGACATGCCGCCGGTCGAGCTGCGTCGTGGCATCTCCCTGCTGGAAGGCGAGTTCGGCCGCGCCGATACCCAGCTGTCGGTGCTGGAAAGCCTGCTGTTCAACCGCGCGCTGGACCGCAACGCGATGCCTTCGCGCGATCCGATCGCCAACAGCTACATCACCTCCGGCTTCGGCGGCCGTGCCGATCCGTTCGGTGGCGGCCACCAGTTCCACAAGGGCATCGATTTCGAGGCCGATGTGGGCGACCCCGTGCTGGCCGTGGCCGATGGCGTGGTCAGCTATTCCGGCGTGCGTTCCGGCTACGGCAACGTGGTCGAGGTCGATCACGGCAACGGTTACGTGACCCGCTACGCGCACAACTCCACCCTGGAACGGCAAGTCGGCGACCTGGTGCGTTCGGGCCAGGAAATCGCCAAGGCCGGCTCCAGCGGCCGCTCCACCGGTGCCCACGTGCACTTCGAAGTCTGGCAGGACGGTGCGGTGGTCAACCCGCGCAAGTTCCTCGCGGTGACGTCCAGCGGCGCACACCGCTGA
- the mraY gene encoding phospho-N-acetylmuramoyl-pentapeptide-transferase, with product MLLELTRWLEQLQSVFGLFNYLTFRAILGALTALALSLWWGPAMIRKLATLKGGQPIRKDGPQSHFSKAGTPTMGGALILLTVLASVLLWADLRNKYVWVVLVVMIGFGAIGWWDDWIKIVKRDPNGMRSRTKYALQSVLGLAAGLFLYMTADVDAATTLYIPFFKNVALPLAGIAGAIFFVGIAYFWIVGFSNAVNLTDGLDGLAIMPTVLVACALGVFAYASGHAVFSAYLGIPKVPGAGELVVICAAIAGAGLGFLWFNTYPAMVFMGDIGALALGAVLGTVAVIVRQELVLVIMGGIFVIETLSVMIQVASFKLTGKRVFRMAPIHHHFELKGWPEPRVIVRFWIISVVLVLVGLATLKIR from the coding sequence ATGCTGCTTGAACTGACCCGCTGGCTGGAACAGCTGCAAAGCGTATTCGGCCTGTTCAACTACCTGACCTTCCGCGCGATCCTGGGTGCGCTGACCGCGCTCGCGCTGTCGCTGTGGTGGGGCCCGGCGATGATCCGCAAGCTGGCCACGCTCAAGGGCGGCCAGCCGATCCGCAAGGACGGTCCGCAATCGCATTTCTCCAAGGCCGGTACGCCGACCATGGGCGGCGCATTGATCCTGCTCACCGTGCTCGCCTCGGTGCTGCTGTGGGCGGACCTGCGCAACAAGTACGTGTGGGTGGTGCTGGTGGTGATGATCGGCTTCGGCGCGATCGGCTGGTGGGACGACTGGATCAAGATCGTCAAGCGCGATCCCAACGGCATGCGTTCGCGCACCAAGTACGCGCTGCAGTCGGTGCTCGGCCTCGCCGCCGGCCTGTTCCTGTACATGACGGCCGATGTCGATGCCGCGACCACGTTGTATATCCCGTTCTTCAAGAACGTGGCGCTGCCGCTGGCGGGCATCGCCGGCGCGATTTTCTTCGTCGGCATCGCCTACTTCTGGATCGTCGGCTTTTCCAATGCGGTCAACCTGACCGATGGCCTGGACGGGTTGGCGATCATGCCGACGGTGCTGGTGGCCTGCGCGCTGGGCGTGTTCGCCTACGCCTCCGGCCACGCCGTGTTCTCGGCCTACCTCGGGATTCCCAAGGTTCCCGGTGCAGGCGAGCTCGTGGTGATCTGCGCGGCGATCGCCGGCGCGGGCCTGGGCTTCCTGTGGTTCAACACCTACCCGGCGATGGTGTTCATGGGCGACATCGGCGCGCTCGCGCTGGGCGCGGTGCTCGGTACCGTTGCGGTGATCGTGCGCCAGGAACTGGTGTTGGTGATCATGGGCGGCATCTTCGTCATCGAAACGCTGTCGGTGATGATCCAGGTGGCCAGCTTCAAGCTCACCGGCAAGCGCGTCTTCCGGATGGCGCCGATCCACCACCACTTCGAGTTGAAGGGCTGGCCGGAACCACGGGTGATCGTGCGCTTCTGGATCATCAGCGTGGTGCTGGTGCTGGTCGGTCTGGCGACGTTGAAGATCCGCTGA
- a CDS encoding DciA family protein, whose product MLVSVIGYAWFSVHTPAGATAPSGPRAALQALLDGAEGGTLRRALWLDAVDQLLRPHLPPVLAAHARLANVRGDKLVFVVDGPVWHAKLRLATQELVDAARSVGLDVAGLTVRTTTQPLRPMPPAASTAPPMSAAGQSGLAAALALLRSGAPDVSEKRVGGNRKPGQRGT is encoded by the coding sequence TTGCTTGTTTCGGTCATCGGGTATGCCTGGTTCTCGGTCCACACCCCTGCGGGGGCGACTGCCCCATCGGGTCCGCGCGCGGCGCTGCAAGCGCTGCTCGACGGGGCCGAAGGCGGCACCCTGCGCCGGGCACTCTGGCTCGACGCGGTGGACCAGTTGTTGCGTCCCCACTTGCCGCCCGTTCTGGCCGCGCATGCGCGGCTGGCGAACGTTCGTGGCGACAAGCTCGTTTTCGTCGTCGATGGCCCGGTGTGGCATGCCAAGTTGCGGCTGGCCACGCAGGAACTGGTCGACGCCGCCCGGTCCGTCGGGCTCGATGTCGCGGGGTTGACCGTCAGGACGACGACCCAACCGTTGCGACCGATGCCACCAGCCGCGTCAACCGCTCCACCAATGTCGGCGGCCGGCCAATCGGGACTGGCGGCTGCCTTGGCACTGTTGCGGTCTGGCGCGCCCGACGTGTCGGAGAAGCGCGTCGGGGGAAACCGCAAACCCGGACAGCGGGGGACGTAG
- the murC gene encoding UDP-N-acetylmuramate--L-alanine ligase: protein MSINSLRLRQIGDLAKAFPRVHFVGIGGVGMSGIAEVLCTLGYQVSGSDNADNAVTRRLASLGATISKGHAAANVLDADCVVVSSAIKPDNPELLEARSQRIPLVPRAEMLAELMRFKRGIAVAGTHGKTTTTSLLASVLAEGGMDPTFVIGGQLLAAGANARLGGGQWLVAEADESDGSFLRLNPAVAIVTNIDADHLENYGGDFARVKDAFNEFLHRLPFYGLAVLCIDDAEVAALAENTPRHVVTYGFSAIADVRAEDVRQQGGRMHYTLCLPDGSRTPCTLALPGRHNVQNALAASAVAWQLGVGNDAIARALEQFAGIGRRFNQLAKLPLAGGGDVVLVDDYGHHPKELAAVFDAARGGWPDKRLVVAFQPHRYSRTRDLFDDFAAVLSSVDALVLTEVYPAGEAPIAGADAKSLARSIRTRGRVDPVVVNGAADVAGVLAGLLRDGDLLLLMGAGDIGAAAQQIARNGLQGDNP, encoded by the coding sequence ATGTCCATCAACAGCCTGCGCCTGCGGCAGATCGGCGATCTCGCCAAAGCGTTCCCGCGCGTGCACTTCGTCGGCATCGGCGGCGTCGGCATGAGCGGCATTGCGGAAGTGCTGTGCACGCTCGGCTACCAGGTCAGCGGTTCCGACAACGCCGACAACGCCGTGACGCGTCGCCTTGCGTCGCTGGGCGCAACGATCAGCAAGGGCCACGCCGCCGCCAACGTGCTGGATGCCGATTGCGTGGTGGTCAGCAGCGCGATCAAGCCCGACAACCCGGAATTGCTGGAAGCGCGTTCGCAACGCATCCCGCTGGTGCCGCGCGCGGAAATGCTGGCCGAGTTGATGCGCTTCAAGCGCGGCATCGCGGTCGCCGGCACCCACGGCAAGACCACCACCACATCGCTGCTGGCCAGCGTGCTGGCCGAGGGCGGTATGGATCCCACCTTCGTGATCGGTGGACAGCTGCTTGCCGCGGGTGCCAACGCACGCCTCGGTGGCGGTCAGTGGCTGGTCGCCGAAGCCGACGAAAGCGATGGCAGTTTCCTGCGCCTGAATCCGGCGGTGGCGATCGTCACCAACATCGACGCCGATCACCTGGAAAACTACGGCGGCGACTTCGCCCGGGTGAAGGACGCGTTCAACGAATTCCTGCACAGGTTGCCGTTCTACGGGCTGGCGGTGCTGTGCATCGACGATGCGGAAGTCGCCGCGCTCGCGGAAAACACGCCGCGCCATGTGGTGACTTACGGCTTCAGCGCCATCGCCGATGTGCGCGCCGAGGACGTTCGCCAGCAGGGCGGGCGCATGCATTACACGCTGTGCCTGCCGGACGGCTCGCGCACGCCATGCACGCTCGCCTTGCCGGGTCGGCACAACGTGCAGAACGCGCTGGCGGCATCGGCGGTCGCGTGGCAACTCGGCGTGGGCAACGATGCGATCGCCCGCGCGCTGGAACAGTTCGCCGGCATCGGCCGCCGCTTCAACCAGTTGGCGAAATTGCCGCTGGCCGGCGGCGGCGACGTGGTCCTGGTCGACGACTACGGCCACCATCCGAAGGAACTCGCCGCGGTGTTCGATGCCGCGCGTGGCGGCTGGCCGGACAAGCGGCTGGTGGTCGCGTTCCAGCCGCATCGCTATTCGCGCACGCGCGACCTGTTCGACGATTTCGCCGCGGTGCTGTCGAGCGTGGACGCGCTGGTGCTGACCGAGGTCTACCCGGCCGGCGAAGCGCCGATCGCCGGTGCCGACGCGAAGTCGCTGGCGCGTTCGATCCGCACCCGCGGCCGGGTCGATCCTGTGGTCGTCAACGGTGCCGCCGACGTAGCCGGCGTGCTCGCTGGCCTGCTTCGCGATGGCGATCTGCTGCTGTTGATGGGTGCCGGCGACATCGGCGCGGCCGCGCAACAGATCGCACGCAATGGCCTGCAAGGAGACAACCCATGA
- the ftsA gene encoding cell division protein FtsA — MNRKGDKSLIVGLDIGTSKVTALVGEYAPGEPIEVIGIGSHESRGLRKGVVVDIDSTVQSIQRAVEEAELMAGCEVRSVYASISGNHVQCRNSQGIAPIRDGEVSYADLDRVLEAAKAVAIPADQRILHAIPRDYVLDDSQEGIRNPVGMSGVRLEVHAHLVVCAQSAAANITKCVQKCGLQVDDLVLSSLASSTAVLTPDERELGVVLVDMGAGTTDIAVFVQGAISHTASLPVAGDKVTEDIAHMLRTPTPEAEQIKVRYACALAQLARAEESIQVPSVGDRPPRRMPRHALAQAVQARYEEIFEMVQAELRRSGFEQLVRAGMVLTGGASKMEGVVELAEEMLQMPVRIGIPQHVSGLGEVVGNPVHATGVGLLLMGSQIENPRRPQLRDGRAFGWMDKVKNWYRGQF; from the coding sequence ATGAACCGCAAGGGCGACAAGTCGCTGATCGTCGGCCTCGACATCGGAACCTCCAAGGTCACCGCGTTGGTCGGCGAGTACGCGCCGGGCGAACCGATCGAGGTGATCGGGATCGGTTCCCACGAATCGCGCGGCCTGCGCAAGGGCGTGGTGGTCGACATCGACTCCACCGTCCAGTCGATCCAGCGCGCCGTCGAAGAAGCCGAGTTGATGGCCGGCTGCGAAGTGCGCAGCGTGTACGCCTCGATCAGCGGCAACCACGTGCAATGCCGCAACTCGCAGGGCATCGCCCCGATCCGCGACGGCGAAGTCAGTTACGCTGACCTCGACCGCGTGCTGGAGGCGGCCAAGGCGGTCGCGATCCCGGCCGACCAGCGCATCCTCCACGCGATCCCGCGCGACTACGTGCTCGACGATTCGCAGGAAGGCATCCGCAATCCGGTCGGCATGAGCGGCGTGCGCCTGGAGGTGCATGCGCACCTGGTGGTGTGCGCGCAATCGGCCGCCGCCAACATCACCAAGTGCGTGCAGAAATGCGGGCTGCAGGTCGACGATCTGGTGCTGTCGTCGCTGGCATCGAGCACCGCGGTGCTGACCCCGGACGAACGCGAACTCGGCGTGGTGCTGGTCGACATGGGCGCGGGCACCACCGACATCGCGGTGTTCGTGCAGGGCGCGATCAGCCATACCGCGTCGCTGCCGGTGGCTGGCGACAAGGTCACCGAGGACATCGCGCACATGCTGCGCACGCCCACGCCGGAAGCCGAACAGATCAAGGTCCGCTACGCCTGCGCGCTGGCGCAGCTGGCGCGTGCCGAGGAAAGCATCCAGGTGCCCAGCGTCGGCGACCGTCCGCCGCGGCGGATGCCGCGCCACGCGCTGGCGCAGGCGGTGCAGGCGCGCTACGAGGAAATCTTCGAGATGGTCCAGGCGGAACTGCGCCGCAGTGGCTTCGAGCAACTGGTGCGCGCGGGCATGGTCCTCACCGGCGGCGCTTCCAAGATGGAAGGCGTGGTCGAACTGGCCGAGGAAATGCTGCAGATGCCGGTGCGCATCGGCATCCCGCAACACGTCAGCGGGCTGGGTGAAGTGGTCGGCAACCCGGTGCACGCCACCGGCGTGGGCCTGCTGCTGATGGGCAGCCAGATCGAGAACCCACGCCGGCCGCAGCTCCGCGATGGTCGCGCATTCGGCTGGATGGACAAGGTGAAGAACTGGTATCGCGGCCAGTTCTAG
- the ftsW gene encoding putative lipid II flippase FtsW gives MSATTFDALSNDGRRQATRVDDIRGRFDPWLLGVAIALACTGVVMVGSAAVAGAGMDVGPWYFLTRHVLFLAVGVVLAAIAMRTELKTIEQYSQLLLLGCFVLLLLVYVPVLGSTVNGARRWINLGVSKFQVVEAVKVLYIVWLASYLKRYSEDVAITWMAMLKPVAVVGALVVLLLMQPDFGSSVLLLGITICMLLLGGAPIQRIILPILLMVPALVLLVVFEPYRMRRVTSFMDPWQDQLGAGYQLSNALMAIGRGEWLGVGLGASVQKLSYLPEAHTDFIFSVIAEELGFAGACAIVAMYVLLAGRAFWLGLECVEMKRHFAGYIAFGIALWMALQSFVSIGVNLGLLPTKGLTLPLISSGGSSVLMTCVAMGLLLRVSWEYERAARQVAKLRGLASQPPAGPGPETAQPPMPSDGGTRGTSRLRQRIEPGVGTRSEAAASPVLRRSR, from the coding sequence ATGAGCGCGACGACCTTCGATGCCCTGTCGAACGACGGCCGCCGCCAGGCGACCCGCGTCGACGACATCCGCGGGCGCTTCGATCCGTGGCTGCTCGGCGTGGCGATCGCCCTGGCGTGCACGGGCGTGGTGATGGTCGGTTCGGCCGCGGTCGCGGGTGCCGGCATGGACGTGGGGCCGTGGTATTTCCTGACCCGCCACGTGCTGTTCCTGGCGGTCGGCGTGGTGCTGGCGGCGATCGCCATGCGCACCGAACTGAAGACGATCGAGCAATACAGCCAGCTCCTGCTGCTGGGCTGCTTCGTCCTGCTGCTGCTGGTCTATGTTCCGGTGCTGGGCAGCACGGTGAACGGCGCGCGGCGCTGGATCAACCTGGGCGTCTCCAAGTTCCAGGTCGTCGAGGCGGTCAAGGTTCTCTACATCGTCTGGCTGGCGAGCTACCTGAAGCGTTACAGCGAGGACGTGGCCATCACCTGGATGGCGATGTTGAAGCCGGTCGCGGTGGTTGGTGCGCTGGTGGTGCTGTTGCTGATGCAGCCGGACTTCGGATCCTCGGTGCTGCTGCTCGGCATCACCATCTGCATGCTGCTGCTGGGTGGCGCGCCGATCCAGCGGATCATTTTGCCGATCCTGTTGATGGTGCCGGCGCTGGTGCTGCTGGTGGTGTTCGAGCCCTACCGCATGCGTCGCGTCACCTCGTTCATGGATCCATGGCAGGACCAGCTCGGTGCCGGTTACCAGCTCAGCAACGCGTTGATGGCGATCGGCCGCGGCGAATGGCTGGGCGTGGGCCTGGGCGCGTCGGTACAGAAGCTGTCCTATTTGCCGGAAGCGCATACCGACTTCATCTTCTCGGTGATCGCCGAGGAACTCGGTTTCGCCGGTGCCTGCGCGATCGTGGCGATGTACGTGCTGCTGGCCGGCCGGGCGTTCTGGCTGGGCCTGGAGTGCGTGGAGATGAAGCGCCACTTCGCCGGCTACATCGCCTTCGGCATCGCCCTTTGGATGGCCTTGCAGAGCTTCGTCTCGATCGGGGTCAACCTGGGCCTGCTGCCGACCAAGGGCCTGACCCTGCCGCTGATTTCCTCCGGCGGTTCCAGTGTGCTGATGACCTGCGTGGCGATGGGCCTGCTGCTGCGCGTGTCCTGGGAATACGAACGCGCCGCGCGGCAAGTCGCCAAGTTGCGCGGCCTGGCCAGCCAGCCACCAGCCGGCCCGGGCCCGGAGACCGCGCAGCCGCCGATGCCGTCCGATGGCGGCACGCGCGGCACCAGCCGCCTGCGCCAGCGCATCGAACCGGGCGTGGGCACGCGCAGCGAAGCCGCGGCGTCGCCGGTGTTGCGGAGGTCGCGTTGA
- the lpxC gene encoding UDP-3-O-acyl-N-acetylglucosamine deacetylase, with the protein MLRQRTLKNLIRATGVGLHGGEKVFLTLRPAPIDTGIVFRRIDLDPVVEIPASAALVSETTLCTGLSCEGAKVQTVEHLMSALAGLGIDNIYIELTAPEVPIMDGSAGPFVFLLQSAGIAEQNAPKRFIRIRKHVEVRDGDKIASFSPHDGFRVGFTVKFNHPAIPDTLSRAEVDFSTSAYISEVSRARTFGFMQDLEYMRERNLGLGGSMDNAIVLDEFRVLNEDGLRYADEFVRHKILDAVGDLYLAGRPIIGAYEGYKSGHALNNKLVRALLADAEAWEEVSFTDPVAPLPVIYGDAVPAT; encoded by the coding sequence ATGCTTCGCCAACGCACCCTCAAGAACCTGATCCGCGCCACCGGCGTGGGCTTGCATGGCGGCGAGAAGGTGTTCCTCACCCTGCGCCCGGCCCCGATCGACACCGGCATCGTGTTCCGCCGCATCGACCTGGATCCGGTGGTCGAGATCCCTGCCAGCGCCGCCCTCGTCTCCGAAACCACGCTCTGCACCGGTCTGAGTTGCGAAGGTGCCAAGGTGCAGACCGTCGAACACCTGATGTCGGCCCTGGCCGGCCTGGGCATCGACAACATCTACATCGAACTGACCGCACCGGAAGTGCCGATCATGGATGGCTCGGCCGGCCCGTTCGTGTTCCTGCTGCAGTCCGCCGGCATCGCCGAGCAGAACGCGCCAAAGCGCTTCATCCGCATCCGCAAACACGTCGAAGTGCGCGACGGCGACAAGATCGCCAGCTTCAGCCCGCACGACGGCTTCCGGGTCGGCTTCACGGTCAAGTTCAACCATCCGGCGATCCCGGACACGCTGTCGCGCGCCGAAGTCGACTTCTCGACCAGCGCCTACATCAGCGAGGTGAGCCGCGCGCGCACCTTCGGCTTCATGCAGGATCTGGAGTACATGCGCGAGCGCAACCTGGGCCTGGGCGGCTCGATGGACAACGCGATCGTGCTCGACGAGTTCCGCGTCCTGAACGAGGACGGCTTGCGCTACGCCGACGAATTCGTGCGCCACAAGATCCTCGACGCGGTCGGCGATCTGTACCTGGCCGGCCGTCCGATCATCGGTGCCTACGAGGGTTACAAGTCCGGCCACGCGCTCAACAACAAGCTGGTCCGGGCCCTGTTGGCCGATGCCGAAGCGTGGGAAGAAGTCAGTTTCACCGACCCGGTGGCACCACTGCCGGTCATTTATGGCGACGCCGTCCCGGCGACCTGA
- a CDS encoding cell division protein FtsQ/DivIB: MSAMLRLLAWILAVALVALPVVAVVNGWVGGAQWPLRTLRVQGDLQQVDQARLRATVLPYAKKGFFAVELDRIQSAVGALPWVERAEVRKHWPDVLEVRISEHRPFARWGRDRLLSEHGKLFSAAGAQVRADLPQLDGPDTQVADVVALYNQARERLANAGGVRGAGMDKRGSWSITLSDGTEVVLGRNDPEQRLERFAPLLPRLAAQHPGQRLVRADLRYTNGFSLSWAALPKPAALPAPMQEATPSQSSPASRAGSETRQANT; encoded by the coding sequence ATGAGCGCGATGCTGCGACTGCTGGCCTGGATCCTCGCGGTGGCGCTGGTCGCGCTGCCGGTGGTCGCCGTGGTCAACGGTTGGGTCGGCGGCGCGCAATGGCCGCTGCGCACCCTGCGCGTGCAAGGCGACCTGCAGCAGGTCGACCAGGCACGCCTGCGCGCGACCGTGCTGCCGTATGCCAAGAAAGGCTTCTTCGCGGTCGAACTGGATCGCATCCAGTCCGCGGTCGGCGCGTTGCCTTGGGTCGAGCGCGCGGAAGTGCGCAAGCACTGGCCGGACGTGCTGGAAGTGCGGATAAGCGAGCATCGTCCGTTCGCGCGCTGGGGCAGGGATCGCTTGCTGTCCGAACACGGCAAGCTGTTCTCGGCGGCGGGCGCGCAGGTGCGCGCCGACTTGCCGCAGCTCGACGGCCCGGACACCCAGGTGGCCGATGTCGTGGCGCTCTACAACCAGGCGCGCGAGCGGCTGGCCAATGCCGGCGGCGTGCGCGGCGCCGGCATGGACAAGCGCGGCAGCTGGTCGATCACCCTGTCCGACGGCACCGAAGTCGTGCTCGGTCGCAACGATCCCGAGCAACGCCTGGAACGCTTCGCGCCGCTGCTGCCGCGGCTTGCCGCGCAGCATCCCGGGCAGCGCCTGGTGCGCGCCGACCTGCGCTACACCAACGGGTTTTCGCTGAGCTGGGCCGCGTTGCCGAAGCCAGCTGCACTGCCCGCACCGATGCAGGAAGCAACCCCATCCCAATCCTCCCCTGCAAGCAGGGCAGGCAGCGAAACAAGGCAAGCAAACACATGA